Proteins encoded together in one Bacteroides zoogleoformans window:
- a CDS encoding phosphate acyltransferase: MEPIRSFNRLTAHLKTLNRRKRIAVVCANDPNTEYAIARALEEGIAEFLMIGDSSILEKYQTLKKYPRYVKTLHVEDSDEAAREAVRIVREGGADILMKGIINTDNLLRAILDKEHGLLPKGRILTHLAVMQIPTYDKLLFFSDAAVIPRPTLQQRIEMIGYALDTCRHFGIEQPRVALIHCTEKVSAKFPHSLDYVNIVELAEAGEFGNAIIDGPLDVKTACEKTSGDIKGIVSPINGEADVLIFPNIESGNAFYKAVSLFSHADMAGLLQGPVCPVVLPSRSDSGLSKYYSMAMACLTCEGDL; the protein is encoded by the coding sequence ATGGAACCAATTCGAAGTTTTAACCGGTTGACCGCCCATCTGAAAACCTTGAATAGAAGGAAGCGTATTGCGGTAGTTTGCGCCAATGACCCCAATACGGAATATGCCATTGCACGCGCGCTTGAGGAAGGTATAGCAGAATTTCTGATGATTGGAGATTCTTCCATTCTGGAGAAATATCAGACCTTGAAAAAATATCCCCGATATGTCAAGACCCTGCATGTGGAAGATTCCGACGAGGCCGCGCGCGAAGCCGTTCGCATTGTCCGTGAAGGAGGGGCCGATATCTTGATGAAAGGCATTATCAATACCGACAATCTGCTCCGGGCCATTCTTGACAAAGAGCACGGTTTGTTGCCCAAAGGGCGAATCCTTACCCATCTGGCTGTGATGCAGATACCCACATACGATAAACTGCTGTTCTTTTCGGATGCGGCCGTCATTCCCCGCCCCACATTACAGCAACGCATCGAGATGATAGGATATGCTCTTGACACCTGCCGTCACTTCGGCATAGAGCAGCCGCGCGTGGCGCTGATTCATTGCACGGAAAAGGTCAGCGCGAAGTTTCCGCATTCATTGGACTATGTGAATATTGTGGAACTGGCCGAAGCCGGAGAGTTTGGCAATGCCATCATCGACGGCCCGCTGGACGTGAAGACTGCCTGTGAAAAGACGAGCGGAGATATCAAAGGCATCGTGTCTCCCATCAACGGCGAGGCGGACGTGTTGATATTTCCTAACATTGAGTCGGGCAATGCTTTTTACAAGGCTGTATCTCTTTTCTCTCATGCAGATATGGCCGGGCTGCTTCAAGGGCCTGTCTGTCCGGTGGTATTGCCGTCGCGCAGCGACTCCGGACTGTCCAAATATTACAGTATGGCGATGGCCTGCCTGACTTGTGAAGGCGACTTGTGA
- a CDS encoding HIT family protein, which yields MATIFSRIISGEIPCYKVAEDERFFAFLDINPLVKGHTLVVPKQEVDYVFDLSDEDLAAMHVFAKKVALAIGKAFPCKKVGEAVLGLEVPHAHIHLIPMQNEKDMLFSNPKLRLTTEEFVAVAEAIRAAL from the coding sequence ATGGCAACAATATTCAGCAGAATTATCTCAGGTGAAATACCTTGCTACAAGGTGGCGGAGGATGAACGGTTCTTTGCTTTTCTTGACATCAATCCGTTAGTGAAAGGTCATACGTTGGTTGTTCCCAAACAGGAAGTGGATTATGTCTTCGATTTGTCTGACGAGGATCTGGCGGCAATGCATGTTTTTGCCAAGAAAGTGGCATTGGCCATTGGCAAAGCTTTCCCCTGCAAGAAAGTGGGTGAAGCGGTGTTGGGACTTGAGGTGCCTCATGCGCACATACACCTGATACCGATGCAAAATGAGAAGGATATGCTTTTCTCCAATCCTAAGTTGAGACTGACGACCGAAGAGTTTGTCGCAGTGGCAGAGGCCATACGTGCAGCACTCTGA
- a CDS encoding ISAon1 family transposase N-terminal region protein: MDLLRELASLMLPSPILDYFEVVNVHQSTTLIEIGLDEIYPASYRSDTDIKSKRFLDSTTITDCPIRDHKLLLHIRRRRWLNRKDGVSFCCPLSLVAKGTCYSKEFAAFLKETYGEFPSALPYA; encoded by the coding sequence ATGGATTTACTAAGAGAACTTGCCAGCCTGATGCTTCCCTCCCCAATCCTTGATTATTTTGAGGTAGTCAATGTCCATCAGAGTACTACATTGATAGAGATAGGTCTGGATGAGATTTATCCTGCTTCTTATAGGTCCGACACTGATATCAAGAGTAAGAGATTCCTTGATTCTACCACGATAACAGATTGCCCTATCCGTGACCATAAGCTTTTGCTTCACATACGTCGTCGCCGATGGCTTAATCGCAAGGACGGCGTGAGTTTCTGCTGTCCTTTAAGTCTTGTTGCAAAGGGAACGTGCTACTCCAAGGAGTTCGCGGCTTTTTTAAAAGAAACGTATGGAGAGTTCCCCAGTGCCCTGCCGTACGCTTGA
- a CDS encoding mannose-1-phosphate guanylyltransferase produces the protein MTTNKDNFCVIMGGGIGSRFWPFSRKTMPKQFLDFFGIGRSLLQQTFDRFKQIIPVENILIVTNDLYTDLVRKQLPELHSEQILLEPTRRNTAPCIAWASYHIRALNPNANIVVAPSDHLILKEGEFLAAIEKGLEFVSKSDNLLTLGIKPNRPETGYGYIQIDEPADDNFYKVKTFTEKPELELAKVFVESGEFYWNSGLFMWNVNSIIKAGETLLPELAAKLAPGKDVYGTPLEKQFIDENFPTCPNISIDFGVMEKADNVYVSLGDFGWSDLGTWGSLYDLSPKDETGNVSLKCQSLFYDSKDNIVVLPDNKLAVIEGLEGYLIAESENVLLICKKDEEHVIRKFVNDAQIKMGEEYI, from the coding sequence ATGACAACCAATAAGGACAACTTCTGCGTCATCATGGGCGGAGGAATCGGCAGCCGCTTCTGGCCATTCAGCCGTAAAACAATGCCCAAACAGTTTCTGGATTTCTTCGGCATAGGACGCTCATTGTTACAACAAACTTTCGACCGATTTAAACAAATAATTCCGGTAGAGAATATACTTATCGTAACAAACGATTTGTACACCGACCTTGTAAGAAAACAACTCCCGGAACTCCATTCCGAGCAAATATTGCTGGAACCAACACGCAGGAATACCGCCCCCTGCATCGCATGGGCCTCTTATCACATCCGTGCCCTGAACCCGAATGCCAATATAGTGGTCGCTCCCTCGGACCATCTCATCTTAAAAGAAGGAGAGTTCTTGGCAGCCATTGAAAAAGGACTGGAATTTGTTTCAAAATCGGACAATCTGCTGACACTCGGCATCAAACCCAACCGTCCCGAAACCGGATATGGCTACATACAGATAGACGAACCGGCAGATGATAATTTCTATAAGGTGAAGACTTTCACAGAAAAACCGGAACTGGAACTTGCAAAGGTCTTTGTAGAAAGCGGTGAATTCTATTGGAATTCAGGGCTGTTCATGTGGAACGTAAACTCCATCATCAAAGCTGGTGAAACCTTATTGCCGGAATTGGCCGCAAAACTGGCTCCCGGCAAAGATGTCTACGGAACCCCTTTGGAAAAGCAGTTCATTGACGAAAACTTCCCGACCTGCCCCAACATTTCCATCGACTTCGGAGTTATGGAAAAAGCCGACAATGTTTATGTCTCGTTAGGCGACTTCGGTTGGTCCGATTTAGGCACTTGGGGATCATTGTACGACTTATCCCCGAAAGATGAAACCGGAAATGTCTCTTTAAAATGTCAGTCGCTTTTTTATGACAGCAAGGATAATATCGTAGTATTGCCCGACAACAAACTCGCAGTAATCGAAGGACTTGAGGGATATCTTATTGCCGAATCGGAAAATGTGCTGCTGATTTGCAAAAAGGATGAAGAGCATGTCATCCGTAAATTCGTGAATGACGCACAAATCAAGATGGGAGAAGAGTATATTTAA
- a CDS encoding SufE family protein — MSINELQDEVIAEFNDFDDWMDRYQLLIDLGNEQEPLDERYKTEQNLIEGCQSRVWLQADEEEGKLVFRAESDAVIVKGIIALLIKVLSGHTPEEILNADLYFIDKIGLSDHLSPTRSNGLLSMVKQMRMYALAFKVKEGE, encoded by the coding sequence ATGAGCATCAATGAACTGCAAGATGAAGTAATCGCTGAATTCAACGATTTCGACGATTGGATGGATCGATATCAACTCCTCATTGATTTGGGGAATGAGCAAGAGCCGCTCGATGAGCGATACAAAACAGAACAAAATCTGATAGAAGGATGCCAAAGCCGCGTGTGGCTTCAGGCAGACGAAGAAGAAGGAAAACTGGTCTTCCGGGCAGAGAGCGACGCCGTGATAGTGAAAGGCATTATCGCACTGCTCATCAAGGTGCTTTCAGGACATACTCCCGAAGAGATATTGAACGCGGACCTCTACTTCATAGATAAGATTGGTTTGAGTGATCACCTCTCGCCTACTCGCAGTAACGGGTTGCTATCCATGGTGAAACAGATGCGAATGTACGCACTGGCATTCAAGGTAAAAGAGGGGGAATAA
- a CDS encoding S66 peptidase family protein, translating to MSSSLIFPPHLQEGDRVIILSPSGKIDKSFLKGACKRLEAWGLDVVLAKHAAGSHGTYAGSIRQRLDDLQEAMDDEKAKAIFCSRGGYGAIHLAGKMDFTRFKRHPKWLIGFSDITVLHNIFQRNGFASLHAPMARHLTVEPEDNFCTLSLKNILFGNAFGGEAACGYTCAGHRLNQKGKSRGILRGGNLAVFYGLRGTPYDIPAENTILFVEDVGERPHAVERMMYNLKLGGILGKLSGLIIGRFTEYEETKSLGKDLYGALSDLMKEYDYPVCFNFPVGHVSMNVPLINGAEVELTVDKREVKLSFNTEK from the coding sequence ATGAGTAGCAGCCTTATTTTTCCTCCACATTTGCAAGAGGGCGACCGAGTCATTATTCTTTCTCCTTCCGGCAAAATAGACAAGTCTTTTCTGAAAGGGGCTTGTAAACGCTTGGAGGCTTGGGGCCTGGACGTAGTATTGGCAAAGCATGCCGCCGGTTCGCACGGAACATATGCAGGAAGCATCCGTCAACGCCTCGATGATTTGCAAGAAGCAATGGACGATGAAAAGGCCAAAGCTATATTTTGTAGCCGCGGTGGATACGGTGCCATACATCTGGCCGGGAAAATGGACTTCACCCGATTCAAGCGACACCCCAAATGGCTCATCGGATTCAGCGACATCACCGTACTCCACAATATTTTCCAGCGGAACGGTTTTGCTTCCTTGCACGCTCCCATGGCACGGCATCTCACCGTGGAACCGGAAGATAACTTTTGCACACTGTCACTGAAGAACATCCTCTTCGGCAATGCGTTCGGAGGAGAAGCAGCCTGTGGCTATACCTGCGCAGGGCATAGACTCAACCAGAAAGGCAAAAGCCGGGGAATCCTGCGTGGCGGCAATCTGGCCGTTTTCTATGGCTTGCGCGGCACTCCCTATGACATTCCGGCCGAAAACACCATCCTCTTCGTCGAAGACGTGGGCGAACGCCCTCATGCCGTGGAGCGCATGATGTACAACCTGAAGCTTGGCGGCATACTCGGAAAACTCTCCGGCCTCATCATCGGCCGGTTCACCGAATACGAAGAGACCAAATCTTTAGGAAAAGATTTATATGGCGCACTGTCCGACTTGATGAAAGAGTACGACTATCCGGTATGCTTCAATTTTCCCGTCGGACATGTCAGCATGAATGTCCCTTTGATAAACGGGGCTGAAGTTGAACTAACCGTAGATAAAAGAGAAGTTAAATTAAGTTTTAATACAGAAAAATGA
- the pnp gene encoding polyribonucleotide nucleotidyltransferase: MINPIVKTIELPDGRTITLETGKLAKQADGSVMLRMGNTMLLATVCAAKDAVPGTDFMPLQVEYKEKFSAFGRFPGGFTKREGRASDYEILTCRLVDRALRPLFPDNFHAEVYVNIILFSADGVDMPDALAGLAASAALAVSDIPFNGPISEVRVARIDGQFVINPTFEQLEKADMDLMVGATYENIMMVEGEMSEVSEQDLLEAMKAAHEAIKTQCKAQMELAEEVGSTVKREYCHEVNDEELRKAVHDACYEKAYAIAASGNNNKHERIAAFEAICEEFKAQFSEEELEEKGALIDRYYHDVEKEAMRRSILDEGKRLDGRKTTEIRPIWCETNYLPGPHGSSIFTRGETQSLSTVTLGTKLDEKIIDDVLEHGKERFLLHYNFPPFSTGEAKAQRGVGRREIGHGHLAWRALKGQIPADYPYVVRVVSDILESNGSSSMATVCAGTLALMDAGVKIKKPVSGIAMGLIKNPGEEKYAVLSDILGDEDHLGDMDFKVTGTQDGITATQMDIKCDGLTYDILEKALLQAKEGREFILGKLTECIAEPRTDLKPHAPRIETITIPKEFIGAVIGPGGKIIQGMQEETGATITIEEVDNVGKIEVAGTNKKSIDDAIRLIKGIVAMPEVGEIYKGKVRSVMPYGAFVEFLPGKDGLLHISEIDWKRLETVEEAGIKEGDELEVKLLEIDPKTGKFKLSRKVLLPKPEGYVERPERNGERRERRDRGNRNE; this comes from the coding sequence ATGATTAACCCTATTGTTAAGACAATCGAGCTTCCTGATGGCAGAACCATCACGCTCGAAACGGGAAAGCTGGCAAAACAGGCAGACGGTTCTGTAATGCTTCGCATGGGCAACACCATGCTTTTAGCTACTGTTTGTGCCGCCAAGGACGCAGTTCCCGGAACAGATTTCATGCCGTTACAGGTAGAGTACAAAGAGAAATTCTCCGCGTTCGGACGTTTCCCCGGAGGTTTCACCAAACGTGAAGGCCGTGCCTCCGACTACGAAATCCTCACCTGCCGACTCGTCGACCGCGCTCTCCGCCCCCTATTCCCTGACAATTTTCATGCAGAGGTATACGTAAACATCATCCTCTTCTCGGCCGACGGCGTAGACATGCCGGATGCCTTGGCCGGTCTTGCAGCCTCCGCCGCACTTGCAGTCTCAGATATTCCTTTCAACGGGCCGATTTCCGAAGTACGCGTAGCACGTATTGACGGGCAGTTTGTCATCAACCCCACTTTCGAGCAATTGGAAAAAGCCGATATGGACCTGATGGTGGGCGCCACATACGAAAACATCATGATGGTGGAAGGCGAAATGAGCGAGGTTTCCGAACAAGATTTATTGGAGGCCATGAAAGCCGCGCACGAGGCCATCAAAACACAGTGCAAAGCCCAGATGGAGCTGGCAGAAGAAGTCGGTTCCACCGTGAAACGTGAATACTGCCACGAAGTGAACGATGAAGAACTTCGCAAAGCCGTTCACGACGCTTGCTACGAAAAGGCTTACGCCATTGCAGCATCGGGCAATAACAACAAGCATGAGCGTATCGCCGCTTTCGAAGCGATTTGCGAAGAGTTCAAAGCCCAATTCTCGGAAGAAGAGCTGGAGGAAAAGGGCGCTTTGATAGACCGCTATTATCACGACGTGGAAAAAGAAGCCATGCGTCGTTCTATTTTGGATGAAGGCAAGCGTCTTGACGGACGTAAGACAACCGAAATACGCCCTATCTGGTGCGAAACCAATTACTTGCCGGGACCTCACGGCTCTTCAATCTTCACACGCGGCGAAACACAGTCTTTGTCTACCGTTACTTTAGGAACGAAATTAGATGAGAAAATCATTGATGACGTATTGGAACATGGCAAAGAACGCTTCTTGCTTCACTATAACTTCCCGCCCTTTTCTACGGGCGAAGCAAAAGCACAGCGTGGTGTGGGCCGCCGCGAAATCGGCCACGGACACTTGGCATGGCGTGCATTGAAAGGCCAGATTCCTGCCGACTATCCTTACGTAGTACGTGTAGTATCCGATATCCTCGAATCAAACGGTTCTTCCTCTATGGCCACCGTATGCGCCGGAACGCTGGCGCTGATGGATGCAGGTGTAAAAATCAAGAAACCTGTATCGGGCATTGCAATGGGACTCATCAAGAATCCGGGCGAAGAGAAATATGCCGTGTTGTCCGATATCCTCGGCGACGAAGACCACTTGGGCGATATGGATTTCAAGGTGACGGGAACCCAAGACGGTATCACCGCCACACAGATGGACATCAAATGCGACGGACTGACTTACGACATCTTGGAGAAAGCTCTGCTGCAAGCCAAAGAAGGTCGTGAATTTATCCTTGGCAAGCTTACCGAGTGCATCGCCGAACCTCGCACGGATTTGAAGCCCCATGCACCGCGCATCGAGACAATAACCATTCCTAAAGAATTCATCGGTGCCGTCATTGGCCCGGGTGGAAAAATCATCCAAGGTATGCAGGAAGAAACCGGAGCTACCATCACGATTGAGGAAGTGGACAACGTAGGCAAAATTGAAGTTGCCGGAACAAACAAGAAAAGCATCGACGACGCCATACGTCTTATCAAAGGCATCGTAGCCATGCCCGAAGTAGGTGAAATCTACAAAGGTAAAGTGCGCAGCGTTATGCCTTACGGTGCATTCGTCGAGTTCTTGCCGGGCAAAGACGGTCTGCTTCACATCTCCGAGATAGATTGGAAGCGTTTGGAGACAGTAGAAGAAGCCGGCATCAAGGAAGGTGACGAACTGGAAGTAAAGCTATTGGAAATCGACCCGAAGACCGGTAAGTTCAAATTGTCTCGCAAAGTTTTATTGCCGAAACCGGAAGGTTACGTAGAACGCCCTGAAAGAAACGGTGAACGACGTGAACGACGTGACAGAGGTAACAGAAACGAATAA
- a CDS encoding M20 family metallopeptidase, which yields MKKRHYTFIPLFLLPVIAAVACSSKRDKSADSPETSTAEHSVNVPSFNADSAYHYIQAQADFGARVPNTTAHKACGDFLAGKLESFGAKVYNQYADLVAYDNTILKARNIIGAYNPESKRRVLLCAHWDSRPYADEDSDSQNHKKPILGVNDGASGVGVLLEVARQLQQQAPAIGIDIIFFDAEDYGIPSFYKGRYKEHTWCLGSQYWGRIPHVEGYNARFGILLDMVGGKNATFYQERFSLRTANKQVKKVWDAAHRLGFGNFFPKERGTEVTDDHVYVYNLRQIPCVDIINYDPQNDKGFGDFWHTMDDNMSLIDKATLNAVGQTVLEVVYGEK from the coding sequence ATGAAGAAACGACATTACACCTTCATTCCGCTGTTTCTCTTGCCGGTCATAGCGGCAGTGGCATGCAGCAGCAAGCGTGATAAATCGGCCGACAGCCCCGAAACCTCTACCGCCGAACATTCCGTAAACGTACCGTCTTTCAATGCCGACAGCGCCTATCACTATATTCAGGCTCAGGCCGACTTCGGCGCACGCGTGCCCAACACTACAGCCCATAAAGCTTGCGGAGATTTCCTGGCCGGCAAACTCGAATCTTTCGGCGCCAAGGTCTACAACCAGTATGCCGACCTCGTGGCGTATGACAATACCATACTGAAAGCCCGCAACATCATCGGCGCCTACAACCCTGAAAGCAAAAGACGGGTTCTGCTCTGTGCACATTGGGACAGCCGCCCTTATGCCGACGAAGACAGTGATTCTCAAAACCATAAGAAACCGATTCTCGGCGTAAACGATGGTGCCAGTGGCGTAGGCGTACTGCTCGAAGTGGCCCGACAACTGCAACAACAAGCGCCCGCCATCGGTATAGACATCATCTTCTTCGACGCCGAAGACTATGGAATACCTTCGTTCTACAAGGGACGCTACAAAGAGCACACATGGTGTCTGGGTTCACAATACTGGGGACGCATCCCCCACGTGGAGGGATACAATGCCCGCTTCGGCATTTTACTGGACATGGTAGGCGGCAAGAATGCCACCTTCTATCAGGAACGTTTCTCCCTACGCACCGCCAACAAGCAGGTCAAGAAGGTATGGGACGCCGCCCACCGTTTGGGATTCGGCAACTTCTTCCCTAAGGAACGGGGCACCGAAGTAACCGACGATCATGTATATGTGTACAACCTCCGGCAGATTCCTTGTGTGGACATCATCAACTACGATCCCCAAAACGACAAAGGTTTCGGAGACTTCTGGCATACAATGGACGACAACATGAGCCTCATTGACAAGGCTACGCTGAATGCCGTGGGACAAACAGTACTGGAAGTGGTGTATGGAGAGAAGTGA
- a CDS encoding helix-turn-helix domain-containing protein — protein MIIVNLDIMMARRKISLGELAEKIDITPANLSILKTGKARAIRFSTLEAICKILDCQPGDILEYREEE, from the coding sequence ATGATTATAGTAAACCTTGACATTATGATGGCTCGAAGAAAGATTTCTTTGGGAGAGCTGGCGGAAAAAATAGATATTACTCCGGCCAATCTTTCTATTCTGAAAACAGGAAAAGCGAGAGCCATCCGTTTTTCCACGCTGGAAGCCATTTGTAAAATTCTGGATTGTCAGCCGGGCGATATACTGGAATATCGGGAAGAGGAATAG
- the buk gene encoding butyrate kinase has translation MYILAVNPGSTSTKIAVYEDETPRLVNNIRHSVEELAKYPRVIDQFEFRKNLVLEALKKNGIPFRFDAIVGRGGLLKPIPGGVYEVNDAMLNDISHAMHSHACNLGCVIAADLAALLPGCRAFIADPGVVDELDETARITGSPLMPRITIWHALNQRAIARRYASERNTRYEDLSLIICHLGGGISVGTHLRGRAIDVNNALDGEGPFSPERAGTLPAAQLIDLCYSGRFTKEELKKRISGSAGLAAHLGTTDIPAIVAKIESGDEHAELVLNAMIYQIAKSVGAAAVVLYGKIDAILLTGGMAHSEYITSRLKERVSFLAPVHAYPGEDELGALALNALGALRGELPVQIYR, from the coding sequence ATGTATATACTTGCCGTAAATCCCGGTTCCACATCAACAAAGATTGCTGTGTATGAAGATGAAACTCCCCGGTTGGTGAATAACATCCGTCATTCGGTGGAAGAGCTCGCCAAATATCCTCGTGTCATCGACCAGTTTGAATTTCGCAAGAATCTGGTGCTCGAAGCACTGAAGAAGAACGGTATTCCTTTCCGGTTTGATGCCATCGTGGGGCGCGGCGGATTATTGAAACCTATTCCCGGCGGAGTTTACGAAGTGAACGATGCCATGCTGAACGATATTTCCCACGCCATGCATAGCCATGCCTGTAACTTGGGATGCGTCATTGCCGCCGATCTGGCCGCCTTGTTGCCCGGTTGCCGTGCTTTCATAGCCGACCCCGGAGTGGTGGACGAACTGGATGAGACGGCTCGTATCACCGGATCGCCCCTGATGCCTCGCATCACCATCTGGCATGCATTGAATCAGCGTGCTATTGCCCGCCGCTATGCTTCCGAGCGAAATACTCGTTATGAAGATTTGAGCTTGATTATTTGTCATCTGGGGGGGGGCATTTCCGTAGGAACGCATCTTAGGGGGCGTGCCATCGACGTGAACAATGCGCTTGATGGCGAAGGGCCTTTCTCACCGGAACGCGCCGGTACTCTTCCTGCCGCTCAACTGATAGACTTGTGCTATTCCGGCCGCTTTACGAAAGAAGAGTTGAAAAAGCGTATTTCCGGCAGCGCAGGACTGGCCGCCCATCTGGGCACAACGGATATTCCGGCCATTGTAGCGAAGATTGAGTCGGGCGACGAGCATGCCGAGTTGGTGCTGAATGCCATGATTTACCAGATTGCCAAATCTGTGGGAGCTGCCGCCGTTGTTCTCTATGGCAAGATAGATGCCATTTTGCTTACGGGAGGAATGGCTCATTCGGAATACATCACTTCACGCTTGAAGGAGCGTGTCTCCTTTCTTGCTCCTGTTCACGCCTATCCGGGTGAGGATGAATTGGGGGCATTGGCTTTGAATGCCTTGGGTGCATTGCGTGGTGAGCTACCGGTGCAAATTTATCGGTAA
- a CDS encoding thioredoxin-like domain-containing protein — translation MKKIFFMTLVAVAMSACDSDSKFKVEGEISGADGKMLYLEASALEGIVPLDSVKLKGDGSFTFRQVRPASPEFYRLRMEDKIINFSVDSTETVSVKASYVDFATAYTVEGSLNSSKIKDLTLKQMKLQNDVNSLFQSVQARRMDADVFEDSLAILLKAYKDEVKMNYIFAAPNTAAAYFALFQKLNDYLIFDPLNSKDDIKCFAAVATSLNNFYPEADRSKNLYNIVIKGMKNTRTPKQKVMEIAEENISETGLIDISLRDMKGNVRKLSELKGKAVILDFTVYQSAVSATHNYTLRSLYDKYASQGLEIYQVSLDADEHYWKTTADNLPWICVRDANGVYSTVAATYNVQNLPSVFLVNKNNELSARGETVKDLEAAVKVLL, via the coding sequence ATGAAAAAAATCTTTTTTATGACGCTTGTTGCTGTTGCGATGAGTGCATGTGATTCCGATTCGAAGTTCAAAGTAGAAGGTGAAATCTCGGGTGCCGATGGAAAAATGCTGTATCTGGAAGCTTCGGCTTTGGAAGGTATTGTACCTTTGGATTCAGTGAAACTGAAAGGCGACGGCTCTTTTACTTTCAGACAAGTGCGTCCGGCATCTCCGGAGTTTTATCGTTTGCGGATGGAAGACAAGATTATTAATTTTTCGGTCGATTCTACGGAGACGGTTTCGGTGAAGGCTTCTTATGTCGATTTTGCTACAGCTTACACGGTAGAAGGCTCGCTCAATAGCTCTAAGATAAAGGATTTGACATTGAAGCAAATGAAACTTCAGAATGATGTGAATAGCTTGTTTCAGTCCGTGCAAGCCCGGAGAATGGATGCCGATGTCTTTGAAGACAGTCTTGCCATTTTGTTGAAAGCCTATAAGGATGAAGTGAAGATGAATTATATTTTTGCAGCTCCAAATACGGCTGCCGCCTACTTTGCCTTGTTTCAGAAGTTGAATGATTATCTGATATTCGATCCTTTGAATAGCAAAGATGATATCAAGTGCTTTGCAGCCGTGGCAACCAGTCTGAATAATTTCTATCCGGAGGCCGACCGTTCCAAGAATCTTTATAATATTGTGATAAAGGGGATGAAGAATACGCGTACCCCTAAGCAGAAAGTCATGGAAATAGCCGAGGAAAATATCTCCGAAACCGGACTCATTGATATCAGTCTGCGTGACATGAAGGGCAATGTGCGCAAACTGAGCGAGTTGAAAGGAAAGGCTGTGATTCTGGATTTTACAGTTTATCAAAGCGCCGTTTCTGCTACGCATAATTATACGTTGCGTAGCCTGTATGATAAGTATGCCTCTCAAGGTCTCGAAATTTACCAGGTTTCTTTGGATGCCGACGAGCATTATTGGAAAACAACGGCCGACAACCTGCCTTGGATCTGTGTGCGCGACGCCAATGGTGTTTACTCTACAGTAGCTGCCACCTATAACGTTCAAAATCTTCCCTCTGTCTTTCTTGTGAATAAAAACAATGAATTAAGCGCCCGTGGAGAGACGGTAAAAGATTTGGAAGCAGCTGTAAAGGTATTACTGTAA
- the greA gene encoding transcription elongation factor GreA — protein sequence MAYMSEEGYNKLLADLKYLEAVERPKIVAAIAEARDKGDLSENAEYDAAKEAQGMLEMKINKLKAVIADAKIIDESKLKTDSVQILNKVELKNVKNGMKMVYTIVSESEANLKEGKISVNTPIAQGLLGKKVGDVAEIKVPQGVINLEVVNISF from the coding sequence ATGGCTTACATGTCAGAAGAAGGTTACAATAAATTGCTGGCCGACCTGAAGTATTTGGAGGCGGTGGAACGCCCGAAAATAGTAGCAGCTATTGCTGAGGCACGTGACAAGGGAGACTTGTCGGAAAATGCGGAATATGATGCGGCAAAAGAAGCTCAGGGAATGCTTGAAATGAAAATCAATAAATTGAAGGCGGTGATTGCCGATGCCAAGATTATTGACGAATCGAAACTGAAGACGGATTCGGTACAGATTCTTAACAAGGTGGAACTGAAGAACGTGAAGAATGGGATGAAGATGGTTTATACCATCGTTTCGGAAAGCGAAGCCAACCTGAAAGAAGGAAAGATTTCTGTGAATACCCCGATTGCGCAAGGCTTGCTTGGTAAGAAAGTGGGTGATGTGGCCGAAATCAAAGTTCCGCAAGGTGTGATCAATTTGGAAGTAGTAAACATTTCATTTTAA